One stretch of Corallococcus soli DNA includes these proteins:
- the tagF gene encoding type VI secretion system-associated protein TagF has translation MRVVPPAHRIGLLGKTPRHAEFVRHNTASPLAQQLHRWLEEGMARVQRARAELPATPHRFVFTAPGLTTALVGVVTASADSVGRGFPLAVFTELPAAELADRYALLPEAYASFLRAGTELVQDAPRLGIPELLERAALLHLPRPVDFKLAERLRGSVLSEHSCAELLQPVCADASPEGRYYALHTFLTACKGEHHREQALAQVVLDCPLDGRMGPVAWLELASRLLRWPTTSPGFLWSEGDRPRLLLCLGAPSPALLLYVAQPDLASAQLWPLRTQRPAALASAKRALSPAQRQVLDASSSPIEQLLRAVTPKV, from the coding sequence ATGAGGGTGGTCCCTCCCGCACACCGGATCGGCCTGCTCGGCAAGACGCCGCGGCACGCGGAGTTCGTCCGGCACAACACGGCCAGCCCCCTGGCCCAGCAGCTCCACCGCTGGCTGGAGGAGGGCATGGCGCGCGTGCAGCGCGCGCGGGCGGAGCTGCCCGCGACGCCGCACCGCTTCGTGTTCACCGCGCCAGGGCTGACGACCGCGCTGGTGGGCGTGGTCACCGCGAGCGCGGACAGCGTGGGCCGGGGCTTCCCCCTGGCCGTCTTCACGGAGCTGCCCGCGGCGGAGCTGGCGGACCGGTACGCCCTGCTGCCGGAGGCCTACGCGTCCTTCCTCCGGGCGGGCACCGAGCTGGTCCAGGATGCCCCCCGGCTCGGCATCCCGGAGCTGCTGGAGCGGGCGGCCCTGCTGCACCTGCCGCGTCCCGTCGACTTCAAGCTGGCGGAGCGGCTGCGCGGCAGCGTCCTCTCCGAGCACTCCTGCGCGGAGCTGCTCCAGCCCGTGTGCGCGGACGCGTCGCCTGAAGGCCGCTACTACGCGCTGCACACCTTCCTCACCGCCTGCAAGGGCGAGCACCACCGCGAACAGGCGCTGGCCCAGGTGGTGCTGGACTGCCCGCTGGACGGGCGCATGGGGCCGGTGGCCTGGCTGGAGCTGGCGTCCCGGCTGCTGCGCTGGCCCACCACGTCGCCGGGCTTCCTCTGGTCCGAAGGAGACCGGCCCCGCCTGCTCCTGTGCCTGGGCGCGCCCTCGCCCGCGCTCCTGCTCTATGTCGCCCAGCCCGACCTCGCGAGCGCGCAGCTGTGGCCGCTCAGGACCCAGCGCCCCGCCGCGCTCGCCAGCGCGAAGCGGGCCCTGAGCCCGGCGCAGCGCCAGGTGCTCGACGCGTCCTCCAGCCCCATTGAACAGCTCCTGCGCGCCGTGACGCCGAAGGTCTGA
- the tssJ gene encoding type VI secretion system lipoprotein TssJ: protein MPLLVCLVASLTATGCVKRVAQQCETPPPFHVVLNVSEQVNPDPRGRSLPTVVRVIQLKDSARLERASFRDLWGRAEELLKEDLLQSAEFVVAPGQTNQRWLQRDPKAHFVLTMGHFRQPLGYSWRTVAVLPPVPAEQCVERPAGGDLGAPKRGDQELRYRLQGYQIDLMLQPPVSSWVPESSQQPSPGVTPEPRSGA, encoded by the coding sequence GTGCCGCTCCTCGTCTGCCTCGTGGCCTCCCTGACGGCCACGGGGTGCGTGAAGCGCGTGGCGCAGCAATGCGAGACACCGCCTCCCTTCCACGTCGTGCTGAACGTGTCCGAACAGGTCAACCCCGATCCCCGGGGGCGCTCATTGCCCACGGTGGTGCGGGTCATCCAGCTCAAGGACAGCGCCCGGCTGGAGCGCGCCAGCTTCCGCGACCTGTGGGGCCGCGCGGAGGAGCTCCTCAAGGAGGACCTGCTCCAGTCCGCGGAGTTCGTCGTCGCGCCGGGCCAGACGAACCAGCGCTGGCTGCAGCGCGACCCCAAGGCCCACTTCGTGCTGACCATGGGCCACTTCCGCCAGCCGCTCGGCTACTCGTGGCGCACGGTGGCGGTGCTGCCGCCCGTGCCGGCGGAGCAGTGCGTGGAGCGTCCGGCGGGCGGTGACCTGGGGGCGCCCAAGCGGGGCGACCAGGAGCTGCGCTACCGCCTGCAGGGCTACCAGATCGATCTCATGCTCCAGCCGCCCGTCTCCTCCTGGGTGCCGGAGTCCTCGCAGCAGCCATCCCCCGGTGTGACGCCGGAGCCCCGGAGCGGTGCATGA
- the tssA gene encoding type VI secretion system protein TssA, which produces MSASTELLRARTRPWLEPISQDKPSGVQAKHDPAYEAVSTEVAKLESPASDAVDWAGVVRGSGQLLQHTTKDLWLASYLAYGMYMTEGLSGALTGMVVLAEVTDQYWPTLFPDAKRLRGRANAVTWFVERMGRVLPSVKVTPADADLLGQLSEAAARLAELSRARFEGQGPAFGPLLEGVMRLRASLQTPEPAQAPAAPAQPAAAQPPATVAQAPASLSLPTPSAELTSPEAATDFLRNVGGSLVSAAGLVRRANTADPLAYRMLRTGLWLHLSQPPAPGANARTSLPPFPPALRERLERMATHARWAELLEEAESALVQHRFALELQRQVANALAGLGPTHAGAREALVLELAALLRRMPGVMELVASDGTPLTDAATKQWLQTEVLSRVVPAPGSGVSAPPAQRVFIPPLQSETPPAPGAVAGLEEEARVLFEAGKPEEALQRLQTAVNAATTGRARFVARLSLARMCANSGNLLLARTLYGWLDEECSARQLDAWEPTLAAACLEGFLTCALAQTNFTGRLEMDSQLRYRRLAQLDAPAALRVRVERLEATAESPPDTTAS; this is translated from the coding sequence ATGTCCGCCTCCACCGAACTCCTTCGCGCGCGCACCCGTCCCTGGCTGGAGCCCATCTCCCAGGACAAGCCCTCCGGCGTGCAGGCGAAGCACGACCCGGCCTACGAGGCCGTCTCCACGGAGGTCGCGAAGCTCGAGTCCCCCGCCAGCGACGCGGTGGACTGGGCCGGGGTCGTGCGGGGCTCCGGACAACTGCTCCAGCACACCACCAAGGACCTGTGGCTTGCGTCCTACCTGGCCTACGGGATGTACATGACGGAGGGCCTCTCCGGCGCCCTCACCGGCATGGTGGTGCTGGCGGAGGTCACCGACCAGTACTGGCCCACCCTCTTCCCGGACGCGAAGCGCCTGCGCGGCCGGGCGAACGCGGTGACCTGGTTCGTGGAGCGCATGGGCCGCGTGCTCCCGTCGGTGAAGGTGACCCCGGCCGACGCGGACCTCCTGGGCCAGCTCTCCGAAGCGGCCGCGCGGCTCGCGGAGCTGTCGCGCGCCCGATTCGAGGGCCAGGGCCCCGCCTTCGGCCCGCTGCTCGAAGGGGTGATGCGGCTGCGCGCCTCGCTCCAGACGCCCGAACCCGCGCAGGCGCCCGCCGCGCCCGCGCAGCCCGCCGCCGCGCAGCCGCCGGCCACCGTCGCGCAGGCGCCCGCGTCCCTCTCCCTGCCAACGCCGTCCGCGGAGCTGACGAGCCCCGAGGCCGCGACGGACTTCCTGCGCAACGTCGGCGGCTCGCTCGTCAGCGCCGCGGGGCTGGTCCGCCGCGCGAACACGGCGGATCCGCTCGCCTACCGGATGCTCCGCACCGGCCTGTGGCTGCACCTGTCGCAACCGCCCGCGCCGGGCGCCAACGCGCGCACGTCGCTGCCCCCCTTCCCTCCCGCGCTGCGTGAGCGGCTGGAGCGCATGGCCACCCATGCCCGGTGGGCGGAGCTGCTGGAGGAGGCCGAGTCGGCGCTGGTGCAGCACCGCTTCGCGCTGGAGTTGCAGCGCCAGGTCGCCAACGCGCTGGCGGGCCTGGGCCCCACCCACGCTGGCGCGCGCGAAGCGCTGGTGCTGGAGCTGGCGGCGCTCCTGCGCAGGATGCCCGGCGTGATGGAGCTCGTGGCGTCGGACGGCACGCCCCTGACGGATGCCGCGACGAAGCAGTGGCTCCAGACAGAGGTGCTGTCCCGGGTCGTGCCCGCCCCCGGGAGCGGCGTCAGCGCCCCACCCGCCCAACGCGTCTTCATTCCACCGCTCCAATCCGAGACACCGCCCGCCCCAGGCGCGGTCGCGGGCCTGGAGGAAGAGGCGCGCGTCCTCTTCGAAGCCGGCAAGCCGGAGGAGGCCCTCCAGCGGCTCCAGACCGCGGTGAACGCGGCGACGACGGGACGGGCCCGCTTCGTCGCGCGCCTTTCCCTGGCACGCATGTGTGCCAATTCCGGCAATCTCTTACTCGCGCGAACGCTCTATGGCTGGCTCGATGAGGAGTGCAGCGCGCGGCAACTGGATGCGTGGGAACCCACGCTCGCGGCCGCGTGCCTGGAAGGATTCCTGACCTGCGCCCTTGCCCAGACAAATTTCACGGGGCGTCTGGAAATGGATTCACAGCTTCGTTATCGTCGCCTCGCGCAACTCGATGCACCGGCAGCGTTGCGCGTGCGCGTCGAACGACTGGAAGCGACTGCGGAGTCCCCACCGGACACGACCGCGTCCTAA
- a CDS encoding DotU family type IV/VI secretion system protein, translating to MDRVNEATKDCLDAAIQLRRSDAASVAPPEKLHFQLRGVVDELLRRSAVLGFSHQDAQDMAYALVALLDEVVLGKPEPYRQFWMSHLLQLHYFNENVAGDGFFSRLHSVRKDPHRADVLRVYYLCMLFGFQGRYRIRGGELELMTLIDTVQKDLQRARPFDFDVLSPHGERPTEALFSARKKASIVSIAAGALVAALLMYGGLLFSLDNTLKMLMKDIELHVAKNANGGAAP from the coding sequence ATGGACCGAGTCAACGAAGCCACCAAGGATTGCCTCGACGCCGCCATCCAGCTCCGACGCTCGGACGCTGCCTCGGTGGCTCCGCCGGAGAAGCTGCACTTCCAGCTTCGAGGGGTCGTGGACGAACTGCTGCGCCGCTCCGCCGTGCTGGGCTTCAGCCACCAGGACGCCCAGGACATGGCCTACGCGCTCGTCGCGCTCCTGGACGAAGTGGTGCTGGGCAAGCCGGAGCCGTACCGCCAGTTCTGGATGAGCCACCTGCTCCAGCTGCACTACTTCAACGAGAACGTCGCCGGTGACGGCTTCTTCAGCCGGCTGCACAGCGTGCGCAAGGATCCGCACCGCGCGGACGTCCTGCGCGTCTACTACCTCTGCATGCTCTTCGGCTTCCAGGGTCGCTACCGCATCCGCGGCGGCGAGCTGGAGCTGATGACGCTCATCGACACCGTGCAGAAGGACCTCCAGCGCGCGCGTCCGTTCGACTTCGACGTGCTGTCGCCCCACGGCGAGCGCCCCACGGAGGCGCTGTTCTCCGCGCGCAAGAAGGCCTCCATCGTGTCCATCGCCGCGGGGGCGCTGGTGGCCGCGCTGCTCATGTACGGCGGGCTGCTCTTCAGCCTCGACAACACGCTGAAGATGCTCATGAAGGACATCGAGCTGCACGTGGCCAAGAACGCCAACGGAGGCGCCGCCCCGTGA
- the tssK gene encoding type VI secretion system baseplate subunit TssK, with protein sequence MKSPQRVVWSEGMFMSPHHLQQLDIYHEALLDTRLGSLEPYPWGVVSLAFDMESLRAGQVQLASFTGILPDGLPVSLQSGDPEAPAARPADGAFPPAQRVLDVFIGVPRERSGVESYGGTDKVGGSPRYTPSSRPISDLTSSTSIVPVSFGQRNVRLLFGTEQRDDYEAIKIAELERDKAGNLSLVPSYIPPCLRIDASSSITSELRTLLRLLVSKQRQLSSRRRHRDASALEFTASDVTLFLELNALNGVIPVVQHALDAGNLRPQSLYLLLSQFAGQLCTFAVNADPSTLPAFQFINLRATFEELFRRIGQLMHAVALEQCLTVSMEAGADRLFRGKLEDERLERCGQFLLTIRSDLPEKVVAEQLPKLSKMASWGDIQGLVQAAAPGVPLEVTYRPPPEVPVRPGVVYFTLALQDGYWKNALRDRTLALYLPQPFDVGTTSVELLAVPTSNR encoded by the coding sequence ATGAAGTCGCCCCAACGCGTCGTGTGGTCGGAGGGCATGTTCATGAGCCCCCACCACCTCCAGCAGCTGGACATCTACCACGAGGCCCTGCTGGACACGCGGCTGGGCTCGCTGGAGCCGTACCCGTGGGGCGTGGTGTCCCTGGCGTTCGACATGGAGTCGCTGCGCGCCGGCCAGGTCCAGCTCGCCAGCTTCACCGGCATCCTCCCGGACGGCCTGCCCGTGTCGCTCCAGAGCGGTGATCCGGAGGCACCCGCCGCGCGCCCCGCGGACGGGGCCTTCCCGCCGGCCCAGCGCGTGCTGGACGTCTTCATCGGCGTGCCGCGCGAGCGCAGCGGCGTGGAGAGCTACGGCGGCACGGACAAGGTGGGCGGCAGCCCGCGCTACACCCCGTCCAGCCGCCCCATCAGCGACCTCACGTCGTCCACCTCCATCGTCCCGGTGTCCTTCGGCCAGCGCAACGTGCGGCTGCTGTTCGGCACGGAGCAGCGGGACGACTACGAGGCCATCAAGATCGCGGAGCTGGAACGGGACAAGGCCGGCAACCTGTCGCTCGTCCCGTCGTACATCCCGCCGTGCCTGCGCATCGACGCGTCCTCGTCCATCACGAGCGAGCTGCGCACGCTCTTGCGGCTGCTGGTGTCCAAGCAGCGGCAGCTGTCCTCGCGCCGCCGGCACCGGGACGCGTCCGCGCTGGAGTTCACCGCGTCGGACGTGACGCTGTTCCTGGAGCTCAACGCCCTCAACGGCGTCATCCCCGTCGTGCAGCACGCGCTGGACGCGGGCAACCTGCGGCCCCAGTCGCTGTACCTGCTGCTCAGCCAGTTCGCCGGGCAGCTGTGCACGTTCGCGGTGAACGCGGACCCGTCCACCCTGCCCGCCTTCCAGTTCATCAACCTGCGCGCCACGTTCGAGGAACTGTTCCGGCGCATCGGGCAGCTGATGCACGCGGTGGCGCTGGAGCAGTGCCTCACCGTGTCGATGGAGGCCGGAGCGGACCGGCTCTTCCGCGGGAAGCTGGAGGACGAGCGGCTGGAGCGGTGCGGCCAGTTCCTGCTCACCATCCGCAGCGACCTGCCGGAGAAGGTGGTCGCCGAGCAGCTCCCGAAGCTGTCCAAGATGGCCAGCTGGGGCGACATCCAGGGCCTGGTGCAGGCCGCCGCCCCGGGCGTGCCGCTGGAGGTGACGTACCGCCCGCCGCCGGAGGTGCCGGTGCGGCCGGGGGTCGTCTACTTCACGCTCGCCCTGCAGGACGGCTACTGGAAGAACGCCCTGCGCGACCGGACGCTCGCGCTCTACCTGCCGCAGCCCTTCGACGTGGGCACCACCAGCGTCGAACTGCTCGCCGTCCCCACCTCCAACCGCTAG
- the tssB gene encoding type VI secretion system contractile sheath small subunit, protein MSKENSVAPTERVNIVYKPATGNAQEQVELPLKTLVMGDFTGREDDRPLEQRAPINVDKSNFNEVMAQQDLRVTLSAADKLSNEPGATMAVTLQFKSLSDFAPESVVNQVPELKKLLELRSALNALKGPLGNLPAFRKKLQSMLNDEEGRKKLIEELGLKPEDIAAAAAPTK, encoded by the coding sequence ATGAGCAAGGAAAACTCCGTCGCCCCGACCGAACGCGTCAACATCGTCTACAAGCCCGCCACCGGCAATGCGCAGGAGCAGGTGGAACTGCCGCTGAAGACTCTCGTGATGGGAGACTTCACCGGCCGCGAGGATGACCGTCCGCTGGAGCAGCGGGCGCCCATCAACGTCGACAAGAGCAACTTCAACGAGGTGATGGCCCAGCAGGACCTGCGCGTCACGCTCTCCGCGGCGGACAAGCTCTCCAACGAGCCGGGCGCGACCATGGCCGTCACGCTCCAGTTCAAGAGCCTGTCTGACTTCGCGCCCGAAAGCGTGGTCAACCAGGTGCCGGAGCTCAAGAAGCTCCTGGAGCTGCGCAGCGCCCTCAACGCGCTCAAGGGGCCCCTGGGCAACCTGCCCGCCTTCCGCAAGAAGCTGCAGTCCATGCTCAACGATGAGGAGGGCCGCAAGAAGCTCATCGAGGAGCTGGGCCTCAAGCCCGAAGACAT
- the tssM gene encoding type VI secretion system membrane subunit TssM, which translates to MAYLLFFLALLGLGGAAILKLHLPPLWVAIAVAGVTLLVLGGTWLIKRIRARKAARNLEGALQQQAAEELKTVRPDLQPEIKAMQAEFTKAVEALKTSKLSRGGKDALAVLPWYLIVGPPGAGKSTALRNSGLKFPYLSSSKGGGVRGVGGTRNCDWWLTNEAVILDTAGRYVASEDERPEWLAFLDTLIKHRPRRPINGLIVAVSIDELLTMDPQAAGELGQGIRERLDEITSRLRMLVPVYLMVTKCDLLPGFVEMFSDLPRSERGQLWGFTIPMDAQKEASTELLLQRFDELTAVLEQRSIKRIGEERQQETRERIHQFPQKFDALRKTLSEFVQPLFLENIFQDTPVFRGLYFTSATQDVRSVELVAPSAGDVFGTTNGRPQAETTAEGRSYFLWDVFTKVMFLDQKVAVRSSAEELRLRKRRLALAGAAFAATALVLCLPTLSFFKNRELAQEVRDAITVVNADRKDDISRVQDLTPLRKQLQELTSHRTDGVPLWMRFGMYKGDQLFPVAQSFYNASLRRVLLGLQYERIQQSLMLFSQNQARLDWKPSSEDYRKHFEDLKMYLLITQPRAQGEPELDEAHREWLVRKMVEHWTNVKGTSGQVDLEQTISHHAATYIRMLAEEPERLAFPRDDRVVRAARRALNRVPLATLELEQIIADAGREYPDVYLEELVGAVPAFQTRKKIRGAFTKNAWENVVSPRLASAFENRQTWVLDRDSAEDEKATRAQLRTDYFETYIQEWSDFLLSIRVQEPNNLDQTQELIDSLLRGKPSAYGRLFQSVVHNVQLEKKARGSKEKEEPGLMEKLFASKEDAEKKAPPRLIDARATNGGEELRPRDVEASFAPLIRFVTALNSTDDVQEKQTALQFYEDHLMVVQATLLAVKEKPAESRLALDKIKSTKLMVEALVRQQEGAASILERLLMPPLRNVDITITTGVAQGKSGLWCEQIVTPYEQLMAGRYPFVATSLLEAPLPEIAEYLRPEGGTIRKFYKEQLLEDVAPKGRKWEFMVPQSASNYRPEMLTFLEKSSALASTLFVGDSVDPLVRFQVRIRAGTSADNAASEISAVSFTLDGTDETYRNGPDTVWKPMTWPGAAGKLGAHIHVEHASGATGDIDEPGEWGLFRLLERVKRIEPSADGRYFTAIWEIEDMKGALISIDIRPERTSNPFFGLSGNKGKLMQIFRDPGLQPPRGIARGDTNCGSGKHLVAQDGPP; encoded by the coding sequence ATGGCCTACCTCCTCTTCTTCCTGGCGCTGCTGGGGCTGGGCGGGGCCGCCATCCTCAAGCTGCACCTTCCGCCCCTCTGGGTCGCCATCGCCGTGGCGGGCGTGACGCTGCTGGTGCTGGGCGGCACCTGGCTCATCAAGCGCATCCGGGCCCGGAAGGCGGCCCGGAACCTGGAGGGCGCCCTCCAGCAGCAGGCCGCCGAGGAGCTCAAGACGGTGCGGCCGGATCTCCAGCCGGAGATCAAGGCGATGCAGGCGGAGTTCACCAAGGCGGTGGAGGCGCTCAAGACCTCCAAGCTGTCGCGCGGCGGCAAGGACGCGCTGGCGGTGCTGCCCTGGTACCTCATCGTGGGCCCGCCGGGCGCCGGCAAGAGCACGGCGCTGCGCAACTCCGGGCTGAAGTTCCCCTACCTGTCCTCCAGCAAGGGCGGCGGCGTTCGCGGCGTGGGCGGCACGCGCAACTGCGACTGGTGGCTGACCAACGAGGCCGTCATCCTCGACACGGCGGGCCGCTACGTCGCCAGCGAGGACGAACGCCCGGAGTGGCTCGCGTTCCTGGACACGCTCATCAAGCACCGCCCGCGCCGGCCCATCAACGGCCTCATCGTGGCGGTGAGCATCGACGAGCTGCTCACCATGGACCCGCAGGCCGCGGGCGAGCTGGGCCAGGGCATCCGCGAGCGCCTGGATGAGATCACCTCCCGGCTGCGCATGCTGGTGCCCGTCTACCTGATGGTCACCAAGTGCGACCTGCTGCCAGGCTTCGTGGAGATGTTCTCCGACCTGCCCCGCTCCGAGCGCGGACAGCTCTGGGGCTTCACCATCCCCATGGACGCGCAGAAGGAGGCGTCCACGGAGCTGCTCCTGCAGCGCTTCGACGAGCTGACGGCGGTGCTGGAGCAGCGCTCCATCAAGCGCATCGGCGAGGAGCGCCAGCAGGAGACGCGCGAGCGCATCCACCAGTTCCCCCAGAAGTTCGACGCGCTCCGCAAGACGCTGTCGGAGTTCGTCCAGCCGCTCTTCCTGGAGAACATCTTCCAGGACACGCCGGTGTTCCGCGGCCTGTACTTCACCAGCGCCACCCAGGACGTGCGCTCGGTGGAGCTGGTGGCGCCCTCCGCGGGTGACGTGTTCGGCACGACGAACGGGCGTCCCCAGGCGGAGACCACCGCGGAGGGCCGCAGCTACTTCCTCTGGGACGTCTTCACGAAGGTGATGTTCCTGGACCAGAAGGTCGCCGTGCGCAGCTCCGCGGAGGAGCTGCGGCTGCGCAAGCGGCGGCTGGCGCTGGCGGGCGCGGCCTTCGCGGCGACGGCGCTGGTGCTGTGCCTGCCCACGCTGTCCTTCTTCAAGAACCGGGAGCTGGCGCAGGAGGTGCGGGACGCCATCACGGTGGTGAACGCGGACCGCAAGGACGACATCAGCCGGGTGCAGGACCTCACGCCCCTGCGCAAGCAGCTCCAGGAGCTCACCTCGCACCGCACGGACGGCGTCCCGCTGTGGATGCGCTTCGGCATGTACAAGGGCGACCAGCTCTTCCCCGTCGCGCAGTCCTTCTACAACGCGTCGCTGCGCCGGGTGCTGCTGGGGCTCCAGTACGAGCGCATCCAGCAGAGCCTGATGCTCTTCTCCCAGAACCAGGCGCGGCTGGACTGGAAGCCCAGCTCGGAGGACTACCGCAAGCACTTCGAGGACCTGAAGATGTACCTGCTCATCACCCAGCCGCGCGCGCAGGGTGAGCCGGAGCTCGACGAGGCCCACCGCGAGTGGCTGGTGCGCAAGATGGTGGAGCACTGGACCAACGTGAAGGGCACGTCGGGCCAGGTCGACCTGGAGCAGACCATCAGCCACCACGCCGCGACGTACATCCGCATGCTCGCGGAGGAGCCGGAGCGCCTGGCCTTCCCGCGCGATGACCGCGTGGTGCGCGCCGCCCGCCGGGCGCTCAACCGCGTGCCGCTGGCCACGCTGGAGCTTGAGCAGATCATCGCCGACGCCGGCCGCGAATACCCCGACGTGTACCTGGAGGAGCTGGTGGGCGCGGTCCCCGCCTTCCAGACGCGCAAGAAGATCCGCGGCGCCTTCACGAAGAACGCCTGGGAGAACGTGGTGAGCCCCCGGCTGGCCAGCGCCTTCGAGAACCGGCAGACGTGGGTGCTGGACCGGGACTCGGCGGAGGACGAGAAGGCCACGCGCGCCCAGCTGCGCACGGACTACTTCGAGACGTACATCCAGGAGTGGTCCGACTTCCTGCTCTCCATCCGCGTCCAGGAGCCCAACAACCTGGACCAGACGCAGGAGCTCATCGACAGCCTGCTGCGCGGCAAGCCGTCCGCGTATGGCCGCCTCTTCCAGTCCGTCGTGCACAACGTGCAGTTGGAGAAGAAGGCCCGGGGCTCCAAGGAGAAGGAGGAGCCGGGGCTGATGGAGAAGCTGTTCGCGTCGAAGGAGGACGCGGAGAAGAAGGCTCCGCCCAGGCTCATCGACGCGCGCGCCACCAACGGCGGAGAGGAGCTGCGGCCACGCGACGTGGAGGCCTCCTTCGCCCCCCTCATCCGCTTCGTCACGGCGCTGAACAGCACGGACGACGTCCAGGAGAAGCAGACGGCGCTCCAGTTCTACGAGGACCACCTCATGGTGGTGCAGGCCACGCTGCTCGCGGTGAAGGAGAAGCCCGCCGAGTCGCGCCTGGCGCTCGACAAGATCAAGTCCACGAAGCTGATGGTGGAGGCGCTCGTCCGTCAGCAGGAGGGGGCCGCGTCCATCCTGGAGCGGCTGTTGATGCCGCCGCTGCGCAACGTGGACATCACCATCACCACCGGCGTGGCCCAGGGCAAGAGCGGCCTGTGGTGCGAGCAGATCGTCACGCCCTACGAGCAGCTCATGGCGGGGCGCTACCCGTTCGTCGCCACGTCGCTGCTGGAGGCGCCGCTGCCGGAGATCGCGGAGTACCTGCGGCCGGAGGGCGGCACCATCCGCAAGTTCTACAAGGAGCAGCTGCTGGAGGACGTGGCGCCCAAGGGCCGCAAGTGGGAGTTCATGGTGCCGCAGAGCGCCTCCAACTACCGGCCGGAGATGCTGACGTTCCTGGAGAAGAGCAGCGCGCTGGCCAGCACCCTCTTCGTGGGCGACTCCGTGGATCCCCTGGTGCGCTTCCAGGTGCGCATCCGCGCCGGCACGTCCGCGGACAACGCCGCCTCGGAGATCTCCGCCGTCTCCTTCACGCTCGACGGCACGGATGAGACGTACCGCAACGGACCGGACACGGTGTGGAAGCCGATGACGTGGCCGGGCGCGGCCGGAAAGCTGGGCGCGCACATCCACGTGGAGCACGCCTCCGGGGCCACGGGCGACATCGACGAGCCCGGGGAGTGGGGCCTGTTCCGCCTGCTGGAGCGCGTGAAGCGCATCGAGCCCAGCGCGGACGGCCGCTACTTCACGGCCATCTGGGAGATCGAGGACATGAAGGGCGCGCTCATCTCCATCGACATCCGCCCGGAGCGCACCAGCAACCCGTTCTTCGGCCTGTCCGGCAACAAGGGCAAGCTGATGCAGATCTTCCGGGACCCCGGCCTCCAGCCGCCCCGGGGCATCGCGCGCGGCGACACGAACTGCGGCAGCGGCAAGCACCTCGTGGCACAGGACGGGCCTCCCTGA